One genomic segment of Pseudomonas fortuita includes these proteins:
- a CDS encoding FKBP-type peptidyl-prolyl cis-trans isomerase codes for MPRYLVLGLCLLVPVAMADSNDHDLAYSLGASLGERLRQDMPGLQLDALVEGLKQSYQGQPLKLDKARMQAVLQQHEAREGDAATQKLQAAETRFMANERGRYGVRELPEGVLYSELQPGTGAQPKAGGKVQVRYVGRLPDGSVFDQNQAPQWFSLDSVIEGWQVALPRMHAGAKWRLVIPSAQAYGAQGAGDLIAPYTPLVFEIELLAVGD; via the coding sequence TTGCCTCGATATCTTGTATTAGGTTTATGCCTGCTGGTGCCAGTTGCAATGGCCGACAGCAACGACCATGACCTTGCCTACAGCCTGGGGGCCAGCCTGGGTGAGCGCCTGCGCCAGGATATGCCTGGCCTGCAACTGGACGCACTGGTCGAAGGCCTGAAGCAGTCCTATCAGGGGCAACCCTTGAAGCTCGACAAGGCACGTATGCAAGCGGTGCTGCAGCAGCACGAAGCGAGGGAAGGTGACGCCGCCACGCAGAAGTTGCAGGCAGCCGAAACGCGCTTCATGGCCAACGAGCGTGGCCGTTATGGGGTACGCGAACTACCGGAAGGTGTGCTCTACAGCGAGCTGCAGCCAGGCACTGGCGCCCAGCCCAAAGCGGGCGGCAAAGTGCAGGTACGTTATGTGGGCAGGCTGCCGGATGGCTCTGTGTTCGACCAGAACCAGGCGCCCCAGTGGTTCAGCCTGGACTCGGTGATCGAAGGGTGGCAGGTGGCCTTGCCAAGGATGCACGCCGGAGCCAAATGGCGCCTGGTAATTCCGTCGGCGCAGGCCTATGGCGCGCAAGGCGCGGGTGACCTTATCGCACCGTATACACCCCTGGTGTTCGAGATCGAATTGCTGGCGGTTGGCGACTGA
- a CDS encoding ATP-binding cassette domain-containing protein, whose protein sequence is MIRLSNLTLQRGPQRLLDGADMTLHAGHKAGLIGANGAGKSSLFALLRGELSPDGGDCLLPGDWRIAHMRQEVDTLDRLAVDYVLDGDARLRKVQAELAAAEQAHDGTALARLHSELEGADGYTADARARKLLAGLGFTNEQMDRRVGDFSGGWRMRLNLAQALMCPSDLLLLDEPTNHLDLDAILWLEDWLKGYPGTLLLISHDRDFLDAVVDHVLHVEQRKLNLYKGGYTAFERTRAERLAQQQQAYEKQQAQRAHMEKYIARFKAQATKARQAQSRIKALERMEELSAAHVDSPFDFVFRESQKISSPLLSMSEGRLGYGDTAILDKVKLQLTPGARIGLLGPNGAGKSTLIKNLAGELEPLSGRLVRGENLAVGYFAQHQLDSLDDKASPLLHLQRIAPTEREQTLRDFLGGFDFHGARTDEPVVNFSGGEKARLALALIAWERPNLLLLDEPTNHLDLEMRLALTMALQEFAGAVVVVSHDRHLLKSTTDDFLLVADGKVETFDGDLDDYSRWLVEYRQRSAPVSTAPVNPDKTDKKAQRQAAAALRQQLAPHKKAADKLETELNQVHVQLAEIETALGDGGLYEAARKDELRDLLARQTKLKQRERELEEAWMEALETLESMQAELEALS, encoded by the coding sequence ATGATCAGACTATCCAACCTCACTTTACAGCGTGGTCCGCAGCGCTTGCTAGACGGCGCCGATATGACCCTGCACGCCGGTCACAAGGCCGGCCTGATCGGCGCCAACGGCGCCGGAAAATCCAGCCTGTTCGCCTTGCTGCGCGGTGAGCTGTCGCCCGATGGCGGCGATTGCCTGCTGCCTGGCGACTGGCGCATCGCCCACATGCGTCAGGAGGTCGACACCCTCGACCGCCTGGCCGTGGACTATGTGCTCGACGGCGATGCGCGCCTGCGCAAGGTCCAGGCCGAACTGGCCGCGGCCGAGCAGGCGCACGATGGCACCGCCCTGGCGCGCCTGCACAGTGAGCTGGAAGGCGCCGACGGCTATACCGCCGATGCCCGCGCGCGCAAATTGCTGGCTGGGCTGGGCTTCACCAACGAGCAGATGGACCGCCGCGTCGGCGACTTTTCCGGCGGCTGGCGGATGCGCCTGAACCTGGCCCAGGCTCTGATGTGCCCGTCCGACCTGCTGCTGCTCGACGAGCCCACCAACCACCTGGACCTCGACGCCATCCTGTGGCTGGAAGACTGGCTCAAAGGCTACCCCGGCACACTGTTGCTGATCTCCCACGACCGTGACTTCCTCGACGCGGTGGTCGACCACGTGCTGCACGTCGAACAGCGCAAGCTGAACCTGTACAAGGGTGGTTACACCGCCTTCGAGCGCACCCGTGCCGAACGCCTGGCGCAGCAGCAGCAGGCCTACGAGAAGCAGCAGGCGCAGCGCGCGCACATGGAAAAGTACATCGCCCGTTTCAAGGCCCAGGCCACCAAGGCCCGCCAGGCACAAAGCCGGATCAAGGCCCTGGAGCGCATGGAGGAGCTGTCGGCGGCGCATGTCGACTCGCCGTTCGACTTCGTCTTCCGTGAGTCGCAGAAAATCTCCAGCCCGTTGCTGAGCATGTCCGAAGGCCGCCTGGGTTATGGCGACACGGCCATTCTCGACAAGGTCAAGCTGCAGCTCACCCCAGGTGCGCGCATTGGCCTGCTCGGGCCCAACGGCGCCGGCAAGTCGACCCTGATCAAGAACCTTGCGGGTGAGTTGGAGCCGTTGTCCGGCCGCCTGGTACGTGGCGAGAACCTGGCTGTTGGCTACTTTGCCCAGCACCAGCTGGACTCGCTGGACGACAAGGCCAGCCCGCTGCTGCACCTGCAGCGTATTGCCCCCACCGAGCGCGAACAGACCCTGCGCGACTTCCTCGGTGGCTTTGACTTCCATGGCGCTCGCACCGACGAGCCGGTTGTGAACTTTTCCGGTGGCGAAAAGGCCCGTCTGGCGCTGGCGCTGATTGCCTGGGAACGGCCAAACCTGCTGCTGCTCGATGAACCTACCAACCACCTTGACCTGGAAATGCGCCTGGCGCTGACCATGGCGTTGCAGGAGTTTGCCGGTGCCGTGGTGGTGGTGTCTCACGACCGTCACCTGCTCAAGAGCACGACCGACGACTTTTTGCTGGTGGCCGACGGCAAGGTCGAAACCTTCGACGGAGACCTGGACGACTACAGCCGCTGGCTGGTCGAGTACCGCCAGCGCAGTGCGCCGGTCAGTACCGCCCCGGTCAACCCGGACAAGACCGACAAGAAAGCCCAGCGTCAAGCTGCCGCGGCCTTGCGCCAGCAACTGGCACCGCACAAGAAGGCTGCCGACAAGCTGGAAACCGAGCTCAACCAGGTGCATGTGCAACTGGCCGAGATCGAGACCGCGCTGGGTGACGGTGGCCTCTACGAGGCGGCGCGCAAGGACGAGTTGCGTGACCTGCTGGCGCGCCAGACCAAGCTCAAGCAACGCGAACGTGAGCTGGAAGAAGCCTGGATGGAAGCGCTGGAAACCCTCGAAAGCATGCAGGCCGAACTCGAGGCGCTGTCCTGA
- a CDS encoding TIGR02444 family protein, giving the protein MYTDLWNYALALYARPGVEAACLELQAQGGDVCLLLCATWLQARAVAVLEERVQALHEMAEPWQREVVTPLRSLRQQWRAAALGDTQLASLREQVKGLELQAERTLLERLQEFAQKWPAGSREPTDDWLARLAPAPVRHHDALDQLRVAATALQDAEEGA; this is encoded by the coding sequence ATGTACACCGACCTGTGGAATTACGCTTTGGCCCTGTATGCCAGGCCTGGCGTGGAAGCAGCCTGCCTTGAGCTGCAGGCGCAGGGTGGCGATGTTTGCCTGCTGCTATGCGCAACCTGGCTGCAAGCACGTGCTGTGGCTGTGCTGGAGGAGCGCGTGCAAGCACTGCACGAAATGGCCGAGCCGTGGCAGCGCGAAGTGGTCACTCCACTCCGCAGCCTGCGCCAGCAATGGCGAGCGGCAGCGTTGGGAGATACGCAGTTGGCGTCGTTGCGTGAACAGGTGAAGGGGCTGGAGTTGCAGGCAGAAAGAACTTTGCTGGAGCGCTTACAGGAATTCGCCCAAAAGTGGCCCGCAGGCTCCAGGGAGCCCACGGACGACTGGCTGGCCCGGCTGGCGCCGGCCCCTGTCCGACACCACGACGCGCTGGATCAGTTGCGCGTCGCGGCGACTGCGCTTCAGGACGCCGAAGAGGGTGCCTGA
- a CDS encoding LytR/AlgR family response regulator transcription factor, which yields MNVLIVDDEPQGRERLSRLLGELEGYTVLEPSATNGEEALALIESLKPDVVLLDIGLPGLDGLQVAARLCEREAPPAVVFCTGDDEYGAEAFKDSTLSHVNKPFQAQALRDALRKAEKPNRAQLAALTRPANEGGGPRSHISARTRKGIELIPLPQVIYFIADHKYVTLRHETGEVLLDEPLKALEDEFGERFVRIHRNALVARERIERLQRTPLGHFQLYLKGLDGDALTVSRRHVAGVRKMMQTL from the coding sequence ATGAATGTCCTGATCGTTGATGACGAACCCCAAGGCCGTGAACGCCTCAGCCGGCTGCTCGGCGAACTGGAGGGTTACACCGTGCTGGAGCCTAGCGCCACCAACGGCGAGGAGGCCCTAGCGCTGATCGAAAGCCTCAAGCCCGATGTGGTCCTGCTGGACATCGGTCTGCCAGGCCTGGATGGCCTGCAGGTAGCTGCTCGCCTGTGCGAACGCGAGGCGCCGCCGGCGGTGGTGTTTTGCACCGGGGATGATGAATACGGTGCCGAGGCATTCAAGGACAGTACCCTCAGCCATGTGAACAAGCCGTTCCAGGCCCAGGCGTTGCGCGATGCCTTGCGCAAGGCCGAAAAACCCAACCGCGCCCAGCTGGCGGCGCTTACCCGGCCGGCCAATGAAGGCGGCGGCCCACGTAGCCACATCAGTGCCCGCACCCGCAAAGGCATCGAGTTGATCCCTTTGCCGCAAGTGATCTACTTCATTGCCGATCACAAGTACGTGACCTTGCGTCATGAAACCGGGGAAGTGCTGCTCGACGAGCCGCTCAAAGCCCTGGAAGACGAATTTGGCGAGCGCTTCGTGCGCATCCACCGTAATGCGCTGGTCGCCCGCGAGCGTATCGAACGCCTGCAGCGCACCCCGCTGGGGCACTTTCAACTGTACCTGAAAGGCCTGGACGGCGATGCCCTGACCGTCAGCCGCCGGCATGTAGCCGGCGTGCGCAAGATGATGCAGACCCTCTGA
- the hemC gene encoding hydroxymethylbilane synthase produces MSTREIRIATRKSALALWQAEYVKARLEQAHPGLLVTLVPMVSRGDKLLDAPLAKIGGKGLFVKELETALLDNEADIAVHSMKDVPMDFPEGLGLYCICEREDPRDAFVSNTFDSLEALPAGSIVGTSSLRRQAQLLARRPDLQIRFLRGNVNTRLAKLDAGEYDAIILAAAGLIRLGFEDRITATISVDDSLPAGGQGAVGIECRSADVEIHALLAPLHHADTADRVVAERALNKRLNGGCQVPIACYALLEGNQLWLRGLVGQPSGGTLLVADARAPRAAAETLGVQVAEDLLDQGAEAILKEVYGEAGHP; encoded by the coding sequence ATGTCCACTCGCGAAATCCGCATTGCCACCCGTAAAAGTGCCTTGGCCCTATGGCAGGCCGAATACGTCAAAGCCCGCCTCGAGCAGGCCCACCCCGGTCTGCTGGTGACCCTGGTGCCCATGGTCAGTCGTGGTGACAAGCTGCTCGACGCGCCGCTGGCAAAAATTGGCGGCAAGGGCCTGTTCGTCAAGGAACTGGAAACCGCCCTGCTGGACAACGAAGCCGACATCGCCGTGCATTCGATGAAAGACGTGCCCATGGACTTTCCCGAAGGCCTGGGCCTGTACTGCATCTGCGAGCGCGAAGACCCGCGTGATGCGTTCGTTTCCAATACCTTTGACAGCCTTGAAGCGCTGCCTGCCGGCAGCATCGTCGGTACCTCCAGCCTGCGCCGCCAGGCCCAGTTGCTGGCGCGCCGCCCGGACCTGCAAATCCGCTTTCTGCGTGGCAACGTCAACACTCGCCTGGCCAAGCTGGACGCCGGCGAGTACGACGCCATCATCCTCGCCGCCGCCGGCCTGATCCGCCTGGGCTTCGAAGACCGCATCACCGCCACCATCAGCGTTGACGACAGCCTGCCAGCTGGGGGCCAGGGCGCGGTAGGCATCGAGTGCCGCAGCGCGGACGTCGAGATCCATGCACTGCTGGCGCCGCTGCACCATGCCGACACCGCCGACCGGGTGGTGGCCGAACGCGCCCTGAACAAACGCCTGAATGGCGGCTGCCAAGTGCCGATCGCCTGCTACGCGTTACTCGAAGGTAACCAGCTGTGGCTGCGAGGCCTGGTCGGCCAGCCTAGCGGCGGTACCCTGCTGGTGGCCGATGCCCGTGCCCCCCGTGCTGCTGCCGAGACCCTGGGTGTACAGGTGGCCGAAGACCTGCTGGACCAAGGTGCCGAGGCCATCCTCAAGGAAGTCTACGGCGAGGCCGGCCACCCGTGA
- a CDS encoding uroporphyrinogen-III C-methyltransferase, which produces MSETVLSNNDQPSAQAPAEPVTAPPAKRSGSGLAALALLLGAAGVAVGGWGVWQVRQLQGSEFNQGQHIEALNQRAEALQQREQQISAQLASLPAASELEDRRRLVAQLQGDQQRLSQRLETVLGESRKEWRLAEAEHLLRLATLRLSALQDITSAKALVEGADEILREQSDPGAFAAREQLARSLATLSSTQQPDRTGLFLKLAAQREQVQQLSAQSPEFDSNADALGALTADGDGASRLSQWWAEISKYFQIDFNADESVRPLLAGQQLNQLRLALSLTIEQAQWAALNGDAKVYTQALDDARSVLLANFNADNPQSKAMLDSLNALADQPVSVVTPDLSESLAAVQAYIQRRHLPAEAEGGKP; this is translated from the coding sequence GTGAGCGAGACTGTCTTGTCCAATAACGATCAGCCGTCGGCACAGGCGCCGGCGGAACCCGTCACCGCCCCACCTGCCAAGCGCTCCGGCAGTGGCCTGGCAGCGCTGGCCTTGCTGCTGGGTGCGGCCGGGGTGGCGGTAGGTGGCTGGGGTGTCTGGCAGGTGCGTCAACTGCAAGGCAGCGAGTTCAATCAGGGCCAGCACATCGAGGCGCTGAACCAGCGCGCCGAAGCCCTGCAGCAGCGCGAACAGCAGATCAGCGCGCAACTGGCCAGCCTGCCGGCTGCCAGCGAGCTGGAAGACCGTCGGCGCCTGGTGGCGCAGCTGCAGGGTGACCAGCAGCGCCTCAGCCAGCGCCTGGAAACCGTGCTGGGAGAGAGCCGCAAGGAGTGGCGCCTGGCGGAAGCCGAGCACCTGCTACGCCTGGCGACCCTGCGCCTGTCGGCCTTGCAGGACATCACCAGCGCCAAGGCACTGGTCGAAGGCGCCGACGAGATCCTGCGCGAGCAGAGTGACCCGGGTGCTTTCGCGGCCCGCGAGCAACTGGCGCGCAGCTTGGCCACGCTCAGCAGCACCCAGCAACCGGACCGTACCGGCCTGTTCCTGAAACTGGCTGCTCAACGTGAGCAGGTACAGCAGCTGAGCGCGCAATCGCCCGAGTTCGACAGCAATGCCGATGCCCTGGGCGCCCTGACCGCTGACGGCGATGGTGCCAGCCGGCTGTCGCAGTGGTGGGCAGAAATCTCCAAGTACTTCCAGATCGACTTCAACGCTGACGAAAGCGTGCGGCCGTTGCTGGCTGGGCAGCAGCTGAATCAGCTGCGCCTGGCCCTGAGCCTGACCATCGAGCAGGCCCAGTGGGCGGCCCTCAATGGTGACGCCAAGGTATACACCCAGGCGCTGGACGACGCTCGCAGCGTCTTGCTGGCCAACTTCAACGCCGACAACCCGCAAAGCAAGGCCATGCTCGACAGCCTCAATGCCTTGGCCGATCAGCCGGTGTCGGTGGTTACCCCCGACCTCAGCGAAAGCCTGGCGGCCGTGCAGGCCTACATTCAGCGCCGTCACCTGCCGGCCGAGGCTGAAGGGGGCAAGCCATGA
- a CDS encoding uroporphyrinogen-III synthase has protein sequence MSQWRLLLTRPAEDCAALAQSLAAAGVGSSCLPLLAIEPVTAEPRQRLLLEGLHGFQAIIVVSKPAARLLLEHLAKAGTQPPRQGWFTVGEATAAVLQGAGLAVSTPSRGDDSEALLALPALLQAVAVPTARVLVVRGVGGRELLAERLAEQGASVEYLELYRRCLPVYPAGTLKRRIEAERLNGLVVSSGQGFEHLQQLAGADWPQLARLPLFVPSPRVAEQARAAGAQQVVDCRGASATALLAAVQRSAAPAS, from the coding sequence GTGAGCCAATGGCGCCTGTTGCTGACCCGGCCTGCCGAGGATTGTGCGGCACTGGCGCAAAGCCTGGCGGCAGCGGGGGTGGGCAGCAGCTGCCTGCCGCTGCTGGCGATAGAGCCCGTCACCGCAGAGCCCCGGCAACGACTGCTTCTGGAGGGCCTGCATGGCTTTCAGGCGATCATCGTGGTCAGCAAGCCGGCTGCCCGGTTGCTGCTTGAGCATCTGGCCAAAGCCGGCACGCAGCCGCCTCGGCAAGGCTGGTTCACCGTGGGTGAGGCAACCGCTGCGGTGCTGCAAGGGGCCGGGCTGGCGGTGAGCACTCCGTCGCGTGGCGATGATAGCGAAGCCTTGCTGGCACTACCGGCCCTGCTTCAGGCAGTTGCCGTGCCCACAGCGCGTGTCTTGGTCGTTCGTGGCGTCGGAGGTCGCGAACTGCTGGCAGAGCGTCTTGCCGAGCAAGGTGCTAGTGTCGAATATCTGGAACTGTATCGTCGCTGCCTGCCGGTTTACCCCGCAGGCACCCTGAAGCGCCGCATCGAAGCGGAACGCCTCAATGGCCTGGTGGTCAGCAGTGGGCAGGGTTTTGAACATTTGCAGCAGCTGGCCGGCGCCGATTGGCCGCAGCTGGCACGCCTGCCGTTGTTCGTGCCCAGCCCGCGGGTAGCCGAACAGGCCAGGGCCGCCGGGGCCCAACAGGTTGTGGATTGCCGTGGCGCCAGTGCCACGGCCTTGCTGGCAGCCGTGCAGCGCAGCGCTGCACCTGCTTCTTAA
- a CDS encoding disulfide bond formation protein B, giving the protein MLPARLRTFFLPACLVALAVLVASLRLETTVGLVPCPLCFSQRLLLGVYALLCLAAVLQAPGTQGTVRYAQGVLGCSLAGALLAARHVWVQGAEGVIHVCPVPIGRVFEQSWAEAARQLLLGGPDCSSLTWSFLDLTLPEWSLLAFLLLAVLPLSYLLAYRFRTLARA; this is encoded by the coding sequence ATGCTGCCGGCCCGTTTGCGCACCTTTTTCCTTCCTGCCTGCCTGGTCGCACTGGCGGTGCTGGTTGCGTCTTTGCGCCTGGAAACCACAGTGGGGCTGGTGCCGTGCCCATTGTGCTTCAGCCAGCGTTTGTTGCTTGGTGTGTACGCGCTGCTGTGCCTCGCAGCCGTGCTGCAGGCACCGGGCACGCAGGGTACCGTTCGTTATGCGCAGGGGGTACTGGGCTGCTCGCTGGCGGGCGCTTTGCTGGCAGCACGGCATGTCTGGGTGCAGGGCGCTGAGGGTGTCATTCATGTTTGCCCGGTGCCGATCGGGCGGGTGTTCGAGCAATCCTGGGCTGAGGCAGCACGGCAATTGCTGCTGGGTGGGCCTGATTGCAGCTCGCTGACCTGGAGCTTTCTCGACCTGACGTTACCGGAGTGGAGCCTGTTGGCCTTCCTGCTTCTGGCGGTGCTGCCCCTGAGTTACCTGCTGGCGTATCGTTTCCGCACCCTGGCACGAGCATGA
- a CDS encoding Rsd/AlgQ family anti-sigma factor — translation MLDSCQNAQERWGGVHKLIDRWLEERRQLVQAFRGLRDLKPAFADKDTNGDFCALLVDYVSAWHFEVCEQLVSEAKAFGDEKALKLAEELNPRINDSTQVALAFNDQCTKGECKDTERFAEKLGKLGGLLHERFELEDCLIEVLHNAHKEEGAVQA, via the coding sequence ATGCTCGATAGTTGTCAGAACGCCCAGGAACGCTGGGGTGGGGTTCACAAGCTGATCGACCGTTGGCTGGAGGAGCGCCGGCAACTGGTGCAGGCTTTCCGCGGCTTGCGCGATTTGAAGCCAGCCTTTGCCGACAAGGACACCAACGGAGACTTTTGCGCACTTCTGGTCGACTACGTTTCGGCGTGGCACTTCGAAGTTTGCGAGCAGCTGGTCAGCGAGGCCAAGGCTTTCGGAGACGAGAAAGCGCTGAAGCTGGCTGAAGAACTCAACCCACGGATCAACGACAGTACCCAGGTCGCACTGGCCTTCAATGACCAATGCACCAAGGGTGAGTGCAAGGACACCGAACGCTTCGCCGAAAAGCTGGGCAAGTTGGGCGGGCTGTTGCACGAGCGCTTCGAACTTGAAGACTGCCTGATCGAGGTGCTGCACAACGCACACAAGGAAGAGGGAGCAGTCCAGGCGTGA
- a CDS encoding mechanosensitive ion channel family protein: protein MEELRSLLPGQWMDTFWLGLQILLILVAAFVLQRIVARGLSRLGQRYPLPPELLVPVRGGLRWLIMGSALLFVLERLGVSATVLWTALSGFVAVAAVAFFAMWSVLSNLLCAVLIFTVGPFRIGDVVELVDTLDKPGVKGRVIAINLLFTTLLEMPDAGGALVQVPNSQFFQKSVRRWRGAEVQALHKETAAEAD, encoded by the coding sequence ATGGAGGAACTGCGTTCGCTGCTGCCAGGGCAATGGATGGACACGTTCTGGCTGGGCTTGCAGATTCTGTTGATCCTGGTCGCGGCTTTCGTCCTGCAGCGCATCGTTGCGCGTGGGTTGAGCCGCCTGGGCCAGCGTTACCCGCTGCCGCCAGAACTGCTGGTACCGGTGCGTGGTGGCCTGCGCTGGCTGATCATGGGCAGCGCGCTGCTGTTCGTGCTCGAGCGCCTGGGCGTTTCGGCGACCGTGCTGTGGACGGCGTTGTCCGGCTTTGTCGCGGTGGCGGCGGTGGCGTTCTTCGCCATGTGGAGCGTGCTGTCCAACCTGCTGTGCGCGGTGCTGATCTTCACGGTCGGGCCGTTTCGCATCGGTGATGTGGTCGAGCTGGTCGACACGCTGGACAAGCCGGGGGTGAAAGGCCGGGTGATCGCCATCAACCTGCTGTTTACCACCTTGCTGGAAATGCCCGATGCGGGCGGGGCGCTGGTGCAGGTGCCCAATAGCCAGTTCTTCCAGAAGTCGGTACGGCGTTGGCGCGGGGCTGAGGTGCAGGCCTTGCACAAAGAAACAGCTGCCGAAGCTGACTGA
- a CDS encoding heme biosynthesis protein HemY, with protein sequence MKRVYLLAVLAIVIAAALGIAVAKHSGYVLLSYGSFRYQSGLWAALAGLLAVVALLWLLRYLVGLVLTSSGVVNPWSRRNRSRRIRLAIEQGQLDLAEGRWASAQRHLQRAAEAERQPLLYYLGAARAANEQGRTEDSDNLLERALERQPQAELAIALTHAQLQMDRGENDGALETLLAMQERHPHNTQVLRLLQRLHLERGDWSALIRLLPDLRKGKVLPAAELAALEQRAWGQNLSLATTRGEDAQTARQALERAWQQLTTAQRQEPQLVLAYAEQLRQVGAQGEAEQVLRTALKREYESHLARLYGLVRGDDPARQLQTAEGWLKEHPQDASLLLTLGRLSLQNRLWGKARDYLESSLRMERNPEACAELARLLAGLGETERSNQLFQEGLGLLDERLLALPLPEGVRA encoded by the coding sequence ATGAAGCGTGTCTACCTGCTGGCCGTGCTGGCCATCGTGATTGCCGCGGCGCTGGGTATCGCGGTCGCCAAACACAGCGGCTACGTACTGCTTTCCTATGGAAGCTTCCGCTATCAATCGGGGCTGTGGGCGGCCCTGGCCGGCCTGCTGGCCGTGGTCGCATTGTTGTGGTTGTTGCGTTATCTGGTCGGCCTGGTGCTAACCTCCAGCGGCGTGGTCAACCCGTGGTCGCGGCGTAACCGCAGCCGGCGTATTCGCCTGGCCATCGAACAGGGCCAGCTTGACCTTGCCGAGGGCCGCTGGGCCAGTGCTCAACGCCACTTGCAACGCGCCGCCGAGGCCGAGCGCCAACCGTTGCTGTACTACCTCGGCGCCGCACGCGCTGCCAACGAGCAAGGCCGCACCGAAGACAGCGACAACCTGCTGGAGCGCGCCCTGGAGCGTCAGCCGCAAGCAGAACTGGCCATTGCCCTGACCCATGCGCAGTTGCAGATGGACCGTGGTGAAAATGATGGCGCCCTGGAAACCCTGTTGGCCATGCAGGAGCGCCACCCGCACAACACCCAGGTGCTGCGCCTGCTGCAGCGCCTGCACCTGGAGCGTGGTGACTGGTCGGCACTGATCCGCCTGCTGCCAGATCTGCGCAAGGGCAAGGTGCTGCCGGCCGCCGAGCTGGCCGCCCTGGAGCAACGTGCCTGGGGCCAGAACCTAAGCCTGGCCACCACCCGTGGCGAGGACGCGCAAACTGCACGTCAGGCCTTGGAACGCGCTTGGCAGCAGCTGACCACGGCCCAGCGCCAGGAGCCGCAACTGGTGCTGGCTTACGCCGAGCAATTGCGCCAGGTGGGTGCCCAAGGCGAGGCCGAGCAAGTGCTGCGCACCGCCCTCAAGCGTGAATACGAAAGCCACCTGGCCCGGCTGTACGGCCTGGTGCGCGGGGATGACCCGGCGCGCCAGCTGCAAACTGCTGAAGGTTGGCTCAAAGAGCACCCGCAAGATGCCAGCCTGCTGCTGACCCTGGGCCGGCTGAGCCTGCAGAACCGCCTGTGGGGCAAGGCGCGAGACTACCTGGAAAGCAGCCTGCGCATGGAGCGCAACCCCGAGGCTTGCGCCGAACTGGCCCGCCTGCTCGCGGGTCTTGGCGAGACCGAGCGCAGCAACCAGCTGTTCCAGGAGGGCCTTGGCCTGCTGGACGAACGCCTGCTGGCGCTGCCTTTGCCAGAAGGCGTACGCGCCTGA
- a CDS encoding AlgP family protein, with protein sequence MSAKKKPVSTPLHLLQQLSGSLLEHLEDACSQALADAEKLLAKLEKQRGKAQEKLHTGRLKLQDAAKAGKAKAQTKAQKAVGELEELLDSLKERQTQTRTYIQQLKRDAQDSLKLAQGVGKVREAAAKALDLRAAKTTKPAAAKPAARSTAAAKPAAKPAARSTAAAKPAAKPAARSAAAAKPAAKPAAKATAAAKPAAKPAAKATAAAKPAAKPAAKATAAAKPAAKPAAKATAAAKPAAKPAAKATAAAKPAAKATAAAKPAAAVKPAAKPAPAKAAAAKSAAKPAAAKAPARTAAKPAAAKPVASKPADAKPAAPAASTPAAATNSANPASSAAPSAPASTPAQAPSSAS encoded by the coding sequence ATGTCGGCCAAAAAGAAGCCAGTAAGTACGCCGTTACACCTGCTCCAGCAACTTTCGGGCAGCCTGCTCGAACACTTGGAAGATGCCTGCTCGCAAGCGCTGGCTGATGCGGAAAAACTGCTGGCCAAATTGGAAAAGCAGCGTGGCAAGGCCCAGGAAAAACTGCACACCGGTCGCCTGAAACTGCAGGATGCCGCCAAGGCGGGTAAAGCCAAGGCGCAGACCAAAGCGCAAAAAGCCGTTGGCGAACTTGAAGAGCTACTCGATTCCCTCAAGGAACGCCAAACCCAGACCCGTACTTATATCCAGCAACTCAAGCGCGACGCTCAGGACAGCCTCAAGCTGGCCCAAGGTGTAGGCAAAGTTCGCGAAGCAGCCGCCAAGGCCCTTGACCTGCGTGCCGCCAAAACCACCAAGCCTGCTGCTGCCAAGCCAGCTGCAAGGTCCACTGCTGCTGCCAAACCTGCCGCTAAGCCAGCTGCCAGGTCCACTGCTGCTGCCAAACCTGCCGCTAAGCCAGCTGCCAGGTCCGCTGCTGCTGCCAAACCTGCCGCCAAGCCAGCTGCCAAGGCCACTGCTGCTGCCAAACCTGCCGCCAAGCCGGCTGCCAAGGCTACTGCTGCTGCCAAACCTGCCGCCAAGCCGGCTGCCAAGGCTACTGCTGCAGCTAAACCTGCCGCCAAGCCGGCTGCCAAGGCTACTGCTGCAGCCAAACCTGCGGCCAAGCCAGCTGCCAAGGCTACTGCTGCAGCCAAGCCAGCGGCCAAAGCCACTGCTGCCGCCAAGCCTGCTGCCGCTGTCAAACCTGCCGCCAAGCCAGCGCCAGCCAAAGCTGCTGCCGCGAAATCCGCTGCTAAACCAGCTGCTGCCAAGGCTCCAGCACGCACGGCCGCCAAGCCAGCTGCCGCCAAGCCTGTTGCCAGCAAGCCAGCCGACGCCAAACCTGCTGCGCCAGCCGCCAGCACCCCGGCTGCAGCAACCAACTCGGCCAACCCGGCCTCGTCGGCAGCGCCGTCGGCACCCGCCAGCACCCCGGCTCAGGCACCCTCTTCGGCGTCCTGA